A region of Asticcacaulis excentricus DNA encodes the following proteins:
- a CDS encoding type II toxin-antitoxin system RelE/ParE family toxin has product MAVYRLSAAAERKLAEIYAYSLLNFGEAQADDYFYGLHTVFDLLAQNPQMGRSFRQYRRHEHGSHTVFYAQTDYGVLIVQIFHHNEDIDSRLD; this is encoded by the coding sequence ATGGCCGTCTATAGATTATCGGCGGCCGCAGAGCGCAAGCTGGCTGAAATCTATGCCTATTCTCTGCTTAATTTCGGAGAGGCACAGGCCGATGACTACTTTTATGGCCTGCACACCGTGTTCGATCTCCTGGCGCAGAACCCGCAGATGGGGCGGTCTTTTCGTCAGTATCGACGCCATGAGCACGGCTCGCACACAGTCTTTTATGCACAGACGGATTACGGTGTCCTGATCGTGCAAATCTTTCACCATAACGAAGACATAGACAGCAGGCTGGATTGA
- a CDS encoding DUF4282 domain-containing protein: MGVIKKAFGSTKPKDIVVDLMTFDRLLTKPVIHIIYWAGLALVALGLFAVVGGTVGIAMREEMPWGIFLAVPFLIGGLLFLVAALLLWRSFCEFYVAIFRIADDLRALRAVTEGAKPVVAEPAANPVFTAPVEAPAAETVEGDVLENPFFVAKKAD, from the coding sequence ATGGGCGTGATCAAAAAAGCCTTCGGCAGCACGAAGCCGAAAGACATTGTCGTCGATCTGATGACCTTTGACCGCCTGCTGACCAAGCCGGTCATCCATATCATCTACTGGGCCGGTCTGGCGCTGGTGGCGCTGGGGCTGTTTGCCGTGGTGGGCGGCACCGTCGGTATTGCCATGCGCGAAGAAATGCCGTGGGGGATTTTTCTGGCCGTGCCGTTCCTGATCGGTGGGCTGCTGTTCCTCGTGGCAGCGCTGCTGCTGTGGCGGTCCTTCTGTGAATTTTACGTCGCCATTTTCCGCATTGCCGATGATCTGCGGGCCCTGCGCGCGGTGACCGAAGGCGCGAAGCCGGTGGTGGCCGAACCCGCCGCCAATCCGGTATTCACCGCTCCGGTCGAGGCCCCGGCCGCCGAAACGGTCGAAGGCGATGTGCTGGAAAACCCGTTCTTCGTCGCCAAGAAGGCGGACTGA
- a CDS encoding type II toxin-antitoxin system PemK/MazF family toxin, which produces MAVKPEIYKQRQVIVINSTTELTTVVPLSTVAPKTPTKIHHKIAAGTYPFLDPRDDNWVKGDLITTVSNQRLDRPYVAGRRETVKISPEDLKEVRKVVLHALAMSTLVSNL; this is translated from the coding sequence TTGGCCGTAAAACCGGAAATCTATAAACAGCGTCAGGTTATTGTGATAAATTCCACTACAGAACTGACCACAGTTGTTCCGCTATCTACCGTTGCGCCAAAAACGCCTACAAAAATTCATCACAAGATTGCAGCCGGCACATACCCTTTCCTCGACCCAAGGGATGATAATTGGGTAAAGGGTGACCTTATCACAACGGTAAGCAATCAACGCTTGGATCGCCCCTATGTCGCTGGGCGTAGAGAGACTGTAAAGATTTCTCCTGAAGATCTAAAAGAAGTTAGAAAAGTGGTTCTCCACGCACTTGCAATGAGCACATTGGTGTCAAATTTATAA
- a CDS encoding endo-1,4-beta-xylanase: MTTKPQDFPRRTALAALGAGMGAALLSACGRGEAATGAIAPLKSHAPFPLGVCAMTAQMGDPQWAAMIATHFDRLTPEWEMKMEYILQPDGSLRFDAPDRIVQQARNYGQSVLGHTLIWYAQDGDSFQRLKGNRPAFEVAYRAYIRDVMTHYKGHVDGWDVVNEPILDDGSDLRDCLWREVLGDAYIDMAYQAAHEADPACPLILNDYNLEYYPAKRKRFLSLVEGMLKRGVPLHVLGTQTHIAADLPRGAIRETLRDLAATGLKIHLSELDISLKEAAKNALDFKDYRDAQRALYEEAAEAYAALPSAQQFGLTIWGLRDKDSWYNRKDRGLIADEPLLFDDAGQLKPVGQAFVKAL, from the coding sequence GTGACGACAAAACCCCAAGATTTCCCCCGCCGCACGGCTCTGGCCGCATTGGGGGCCGGTATGGGCGCCGCCCTGCTCAGCGCCTGCGGGCGCGGCGAAGCGGCCACCGGTGCCATCGCGCCTCTAAAATCGCACGCGCCTTTTCCGCTCGGCGTCTGCGCCATGACCGCGCAGATGGGCGACCCGCAATGGGCCGCCATGATCGCCACCCATTTCGACCGCCTCACGCCGGAATGGGAAATGAAGATGGAATATATCCTCCAGCCCGACGGCAGCCTGCGCTTCGACGCGCCCGACCGCATCGTGCAGCAGGCCCGCAACTATGGTCAGTCCGTTCTGGGGCACACCCTGATCTGGTACGCGCAGGACGGCGACTCTTTCCAGAGGCTGAAAGGCAACCGCCCGGCGTTCGAAGTCGCCTATCGCGCCTATATCCGCGACGTGATGACCCACTACAAAGGCCATGTCGATGGCTGGGACGTGGTCAATGAACCCATTCTCGACGACGGGTCGGACCTGCGCGACTGCCTGTGGCGCGAGGTTTTGGGCGACGCCTATATCGACATGGCCTATCAGGCCGCGCATGAGGCCGACCCGGCCTGCCCGCTGATCCTCAACGACTACAACCTCGAATACTACCCGGCCAAGCGCAAACGCTTCCTCTCTCTGGTCGAGGGGATGCTGAAGCGCGGCGTGCCTCTGCATGTGCTGGGTACGCAGACCCATATCGCCGCTGATCTCCCCAGAGGCGCGATCCGTGAGACCCTGCGTGATCTGGCGGCGACGGGGCTGAAAATCCATCTGTCGGAACTCGACATCAGCCTGAAAGAGGCCGCGAAAAACGCGCTCGATTTCAAAGATTACCGCGATGCCCAACGTGCCCTTTATGAAGAGGCCGCCGAAGCCTATGCGGCCCTGCCTTCGGCGCAGCAGTTCGGCCTGACCATCTGGGGCCTGCGCGACAAGGACTCGTGGTATAACCGCAAGGACAGGGGGCTGATCGCCGACGAGCCGCTGTTGTTCGATGATGCGGGGCAGCTCAAACCCGTCGGTCAGGCCTTCGTCAAGGCGTTGTAA
- the flhA gene encoding flagellar biosynthesis protein FlhA, with the protein MADAATANTGVQPFKLSEVAGWLKRGEVVMAVGIMMIIVFLIIPIPAILLDLLLSISIATSVLILMTAILIKKPLEFSAFPTVLLITTLFRLALNVASTRLILSHGHEGHAAAGATIQAFGQLIMQGNFIIGLIVFAIFILINFVVITKGSGRIAEVSARFTLDSMPGKQMAIDADLSAGIIDMEEAKRKRKEVEMESNFFGAMDGASKFVRGDAIAGLIITGINIVGGILIGILSHGMPAGEAASTYIQLTVGDGLVTQIPALIISMGAGFLVSKSGVDGSADKALVTQLAMNPVVLGMVSATAGVLGLVPGMPIIPFAAIAIGAGFLAWKLGRKPKEDPAAAAAALEAAPAAPTEETMAETLAIDDVKVELGLGLLGLINDNDGRKLTDQIKALRRTLAQEYGFVMPFVRLMDNMRLPTQGYAIRLKEMEAGAGEVRLGQLMVMDPSGRQVELPGEHMKEPAFGIPATWIDNALREEATFMGYTIVDPATVLTTHLTEILKDNMSELLSYSEVAKLLKDAPEGQKKLIDDLIPSVVTVATLQRVLQALLKERVSIRDLPAILEALGEVAPHTKSVTQMVEHVRSRLGRQLCWQNRAEDGALPIVTLSNDWENAFAGSLIGVGEERQLSMAPSQLQEFIRAVRDTFEQVSMSGEVAVLLTSPGIRPYVRSIVERFRGNTTVMSQNEIHPKVRLRTVGQV; encoded by the coding sequence GTGGCGGACGCGGCAACAGCCAATACAGGGGTTCAGCCCTTCAAGCTGTCTGAGGTCGCGGGCTGGTTGAAGCGCGGTGAAGTCGTGATGGCCGTCGGCATCATGATGATCATCGTCTTCCTGATCATCCCCATCCCGGCCATCCTCCTCGATCTTTTGCTGTCCATCTCGATTGCCACCTCGGTGCTGATCCTGATGACGGCCATCCTGATCAAGAAGCCGCTGGAATTTTCCGCCTTCCCGACGGTACTGCTGATCACCACCCTGTTCCGACTGGCGCTGAACGTCGCTTCGACGCGCCTGATCCTCAGCCACGGCCACGAAGGTCACGCCGCCGCCGGTGCGACCATTCAGGCCTTTGGCCAGTTGATCATGCAGGGCAACTTCATCATCGGGCTGATCGTCTTTGCGATCTTCATCCTGATCAACTTCGTGGTCATCACCAAGGGGTCGGGCCGCATCGCCGAAGTGTCGGCGCGCTTCACCCTCGACTCGATGCCGGGCAAGCAGATGGCCATTGATGCCGACCTGTCGGCGGGCATCATCGACATGGAAGAGGCCAAGCGCAAGCGCAAGGAAGTCGAGATGGAATCGAACTTCTTCGGCGCCATGGACGGTGCCTCGAAGTTCGTGCGCGGCGACGCGATTGCCGGTCTGATCATCACCGGCATCAATATTGTCGGTGGTATCCTGATCGGCATTCTGTCGCACGGTATGCCAGCGGGTGAAGCGGCTTCGACCTATATCCAGCTCACCGTCGGCGACGGTCTGGTGACTCAGATCCCGGCCCTGATCATCTCGATGGGCGCGGGCTTTCTGGTGTCGAAGTCGGGCGTCGATGGCTCGGCCGACAAGGCGCTGGTGACGCAGTTGGCCATGAACCCGGTCGTGCTCGGCATGGTGTCGGCCACGGCGGGCGTGCTGGGCCTTGTCCCCGGTATGCCGATCATTCCCTTTGCCGCCATTGCCATCGGGGCGGGCTTTCTGGCGTGGAAGCTGGGGCGCAAGCCCAAGGAAGACCCCGCCGCGGCGGCCGCCGCACTTGAGGCCGCCCCTGCTGCCCCGACCGAAGAAACCATGGCTGAAACGCTCGCGATCGACGATGTGAAGGTCGAGCTGGGGCTGGGGCTTCTGGGCCTGATCAATGACAATGACGGGCGCAAGCTGACCGATCAGATCAAGGCGCTGCGCCGCACTCTGGCGCAGGAATACGGCTTCGTCATGCCGTTTGTGCGCCTGATGGACAATATGCGCCTGCCGACACAGGGCTATGCCATCCGCCTCAAGGAGATGGAGGCCGGGGCCGGTGAGGTGCGTCTGGGGCAACTGATGGTGATGGACCCGTCCGGGCGTCAGGTCGAACTGCCGGGAGAGCATATGAAGGAGCCGGCCTTCGGGATTCCCGCTACCTGGATCGACAATGCCCTGCGCGAAGAAGCGACCTTTATGGGCTATACGATTGTCGATCCGGCCACCGTCCTGACCACGCACCTGACCGAAATCCTCAAGGACAATATGTCGGAGCTTCTGTCCTATTCGGAGGTGGCGAAGCTGCTGAAAGACGCGCCGGAGGGCCAGAAGAAGCTGATCGACGACCTGATCCCGTCGGTGGTGACGGTGGCGACGCTGCAACGGGTGTTGCAGGCGTTGTTGAAAGAGCGCGTTTCGATCCGCGACCTGCCCGCCATCCTCGAAGCGCTGGGCGAAGTGGCCCCGCACACCAAGTCGGTGACCCAGATGGTCGAGCATGTGCGTTCGCGTCTGGGGCGGCAACTGTGCTGGCAAAACCGCGCCGAAGATGGGGCCCTGCCCATTGTTACCCTGTCGAACGACTGGGAAAACGCCTTTGCCGGATCGCTGATCGGGGTGGGGGAGGAGCGGCAGTTGTCGATGGCCCCGTCGCAGCTTCAGGAATTTATCCGCGCGGTGCGCGATACGTTCGAGCAGGTGTCGATGTCGGGCGAGGTGGCGGTGCTGCTGACCAGCCCCGGAATCCGCCCCTATGTGCGCTCGATCGTCGAGCGCTTCCGCGGCAATACCACCGTCATGAGCCAGAACGAAATCCATCCGAAGGTCCGCCTGCGGACGGTGGGACAGGTGTAG
- a CDS encoding type II toxin-antitoxin system ParD family antitoxin, protein MSVSLSETMRGFIKSRVSSGDYHNESEYIRDLVRRDQERLSQELRLTKLLEEAEQSGLSDKSLPDIMQAVKQKLKADGRL, encoded by the coding sequence ATGAGCGTGTCCCTTTCGGAAACCATGCGCGGTTTTATTAAATCGCGGGTGAGCAGTGGCGACTATCATAATGAGAGCGAATATATCCGCGATCTGGTGCGGCGTGATCAGGAGCGCTTGTCTCAGGAACTGCGTCTCACCAAACTTCTGGAAGAGGCCGAACAAAGTGGCCTGAGTGACAAATCGTTGCCGGACATCATGCAGGCGGTCAAACAAAAGCTGAAGGCCGATGGCCGTCTATAG
- a CDS encoding DUF2075 domain-containing protein: MHAYYTADREKFFSNSDDQILGELARANTFALDLEQKGAWLQQIRILRNALTAIDVFTLYFEFTIPRMGKRADAVVVIGDCIFIIEFKVGSEGFDRHAIEQVEDYALDLKNFHAGSHHLSIVPILVATRAKTSPMSQPELALDQVSKPLLSNVIDLGDILRHSAAQHRHRQLDVAQWASSGYRPTPTIIEAARALYARHDVRDIARSDVDAINLSRTQDFIAAVIEDAKSHQRKTVCFVTGVPGAGKTLAGLNIATQRSESHADEHATFLSGNGPLVDVLREALARDQSARTGRSKKHVERDVRAFIQNIHHFRDDYAGSATIPSEHVVVFDEAQRAWTRAQASKFMQAKRGMADFDMSEPEFLLSVMDRHPDWCTVVCLIGGGQEINTGEAGLSEWMAAIRARFPHWRVYASAQIVQPDYDLNHDARHFIQQDQVTLSDDLHLGVSMRSFRAETLSGFVAHLLNGEAEAARTAFAQLTAYPIVITRDLNAARRWLRCKARGTERYGLVASSGAYRLKPEGLHVKASIEPANWFLNDREDVRSSWYLEDVATEFDVQGLELDWVGVCWDADYRYSDDGWQHHKFAGTKWRHVNDAFAQLYLKNAYRVILTRARQGMVIFVPKGDADDPTRPPGFYDATYAFLKACGLQNL, from the coding sequence ATGCACGCCTATTATACCGCCGACCGGGAGAAATTCTTCAGCAACTCTGATGATCAGATTCTCGGTGAACTGGCGCGCGCCAATACCTTTGCGCTCGATCTGGAACAGAAGGGCGCGTGGCTTCAGCAGATACGCATCCTGCGCAATGCGCTGACGGCGATTGACGTCTTCACCCTCTATTTCGAGTTCACCATCCCGCGCATGGGCAAACGCGCCGATGCGGTGGTGGTCATTGGCGACTGCATTTTCATCATCGAATTCAAGGTCGGCAGCGAAGGCTTTGACCGCCACGCCATCGAGCAGGTCGAAGACTATGCGCTTGATCTGAAAAACTTTCATGCGGGCAGTCATCATCTGTCGATCGTACCCATTCTGGTGGCGACGCGGGCCAAGACGTCGCCAATGTCGCAGCCGGAACTGGCGCTTGATCAGGTCTCTAAACCGCTGCTGTCCAATGTCATCGACCTTGGTGACATTCTCCGACACTCGGCGGCGCAGCACCGTCACCGGCAACTGGATGTGGCCCAATGGGCCTCCAGTGGTTATCGCCCGACACCGACCATTATCGAAGCGGCGCGGGCGCTTTATGCCCGGCACGATGTCAGGGATATCGCGCGCTCAGATGTCGACGCCATCAACCTCAGCCGCACGCAGGATTTTATTGCCGCGGTGATTGAGGACGCCAAGTCGCACCAGCGCAAAACGGTCTGCTTCGTCACCGGCGTGCCCGGAGCGGGTAAGACCCTGGCAGGACTTAATATCGCCACTCAGCGCAGCGAATCTCATGCCGACGAACACGCGACCTTTCTGTCAGGGAACGGGCCTTTGGTCGATGTGTTGCGTGAGGCGCTGGCGCGCGATCAGAGTGCGCGCACCGGGCGTTCCAAAAAGCATGTCGAACGCGATGTCCGCGCCTTTATCCAGAACATTCACCATTTCCGCGACGACTATGCGGGCAGTGCGACCATCCCCAGCGAACACGTGGTGGTGTTTGATGAGGCGCAGCGGGCCTGGACCCGCGCTCAGGCCTCAAAATTCATGCAGGCCAAACGCGGCATGGCCGATTTCGACATGTCCGAGCCGGAATTTCTGCTCAGCGTGATGGACCGTCATCCCGACTGGTGCACGGTGGTGTGCCTGATCGGCGGCGGGCAGGAGATCAATACGGGCGAGGCCGGCTTGTCCGAATGGATGGCGGCCATCCGGGCGCGCTTCCCACACTGGCGGGTCTATGCCTCGGCGCAGATTGTGCAGCCGGACTATGATCTGAACCACGATGCGCGCCACTTTATCCAGCAGGATCAGGTGACGCTGAGCGATGACCTGCACTTGGGCGTGTCGATGCGCTCTTTCCGCGCGGAAACTTTATCCGGCTTTGTTGCGCATCTGTTGAACGGTGAAGCCGAGGCCGCCCGTACCGCCTTTGCACAACTGACGGCCTATCCCATTGTCATCACCCGTGATCTGAATGCCGCGCGCCGCTGGTTACGCTGCAAAGCCCGCGGCACAGAACGCTATGGTCTGGTGGCCTCCTCAGGCGCCTACCGTCTTAAGCCCGAAGGCCTGCACGTGAAGGCCAGTATCGAGCCAGCCAACTGGTTTTTGAATGATCGCGAGGATGTGCGCTCGTCCTGGTATCTGGAGGACGTGGCAACCGAGTTCGACGTGCAGGGGCTGGAACTGGATTGGGTGGGTGTTTGCTGGGATGCCGATTATCGTTACTCAGACGACGGCTGGCAGCACCACAAATTCGCCGGGACCAAATGGCGCCATGTGAACGATGCGTTTGCGCAGCTTTATCTGAAGAACGCCTATCGCGTTATTCTCACCCGTGCGCGGCAAGGTATGGTCATTTTCGTACCAAAGGGCGATGCCGATGATCCGACCCGTCCGCCAGGCTTTTACGACGCCACCTATGCGTTTTTGAAAGCCTGTGGATTGCAGAATTTGTGA
- a CDS encoding glycoside hydrolase family 28 protein, giving the protein MTWDVRAFGATGTGEALDTSAIQTAIEAAAVDGGVVRFPAGRYLSFSLHLKSGVTLHLDKGAVLIAADPARHGGRYDLPEDNPFDLYQDFGHSHWRNSLISAEGAEGIAITGEGTIDGEGLTREGPGSQWQKQAGEFPLSMRGLSAEVMAELAPEVSAMQGLGNKAIALKNCRQVTLKDFTIKNGGHFALLATGVEDMEIEGLSLDTNRDGLDIDACRRVTIRRCRVNTPNDDAIVLKSSFALGAARACEDVTIEDCTVSGYDLGTMLDGTYGRTQDRAPDQDRVTGRIKIGTESNGDFRRIRIRNCRFERSRGLALETVDGGIIEDVVCEDLSLSEITTAPIFLRVGARLRGPEGTRVGGIRNVTIRNLTATDILPDYCALIMGLPESPIQNVTLQNVALTYRGGLSPTVVAPFVDDLPSAYPEPSMFGVTPAWGLWARHVDGLELTGLEMATQTPDARPQTLYHAVSLKR; this is encoded by the coding sequence ATGACGTGGGATGTGCGGGCGTTCGGTGCCACGGGCACGGGGGAGGCGCTGGATACCTCTGCCATTCAGACGGCGATTGAGGCGGCGGCGGTAGATGGCGGTGTGGTGCGGTTTCCGGCCGGGCGGTATCTCAGTTTTTCGCTCCATCTCAAATCGGGTGTGACCCTGCATCTGGATAAGGGCGCGGTACTGATCGCGGCTGATCCGGCGCGACACGGCGGGCGATACGATCTGCCCGAAGACAACCCTTTTGACCTCTATCAGGATTTTGGCCATTCGCACTGGCGCAACAGCCTGATCTCGGCCGAAGGGGCGGAGGGCATCGCCATCACCGGCGAAGGCACGATCGACGGTGAAGGCCTGACCCGAGAAGGGCCGGGCTCTCAGTGGCAAAAGCAGGCCGGCGAATTTCCCCTGTCCATGCGCGGCCTGTCGGCCGAGGTCATGGCCGAACTGGCCCCCGAAGTGTCGGCCATGCAGGGGCTGGGCAACAAGGCCATTGCGCTGAAAAACTGCCGGCAGGTGACGCTGAAAGACTTCACCATAAAGAACGGCGGGCACTTTGCCCTGCTGGCTACCGGAGTCGAGGATATGGAGATCGAGGGCTTAAGCCTTGATACCAACCGCGATGGGCTGGATATCGACGCCTGCCGTCGCGTGACCATCCGTCGTTGCCGCGTCAACACGCCCAATGATGACGCCATTGTGCTGAAATCGAGCTTTGCCTTGGGCGCGGCGCGGGCCTGTGAGGACGTCACCATCGAAGACTGCACCGTGTCGGGTTATGATCTGGGGACTATGCTCGACGGCACCTATGGCCGCACGCAGGACCGCGCCCCGGATCAGGACCGCGTTACCGGGCGCATCAAGATCGGCACCGAATCCAATGGCGATTTCCGCCGCATCCGCATCCGCAACTGCCGCTTTGAGCGCTCGCGCGGGCTGGCGTTGGAGACGGTTGATGGGGGTATCATCGAGGACGTGGTGTGCGAAGACCTCAGCCTGTCTGAGATCACCACGGCGCCGATCTTCCTGCGTGTGGGCGCGCGCTTGCGCGGGCCGGAAGGCACTAGGGTCGGCGGCATCCGTAACGTGACCATCCGCAACCTGACGGCCACCGACATCCTGCCCGACTATTGCGCCCTGATCATGGGCCTGCCCGAAAGTCCCATTCAGAATGTGACGCTGCAAAACGTCGCCCTGACCTATCGCGGCGGTTTGAGCCCGACGGTGGTTGCGCCTTTTGTTGATGATCTGCCGAGCGCCTATCCGGAGCCGTCCATGTTTGGGGTAACGCCCGCCTGGGGCCTGTGGGCGCGGCACGTTGACGGGCTTGAGCTAACGGGTCTGGAGATGGCGACGCAAACCCCGGACGCACGACCACAGACCCTGTATCACGCCGTTTCGCTTAAGCGATAA
- a CDS encoding flagellar export protein FliJ gives MASWVKSLIRISTFEVETLQKRLAEVATRRTHVEMKISTLDAELALEIARAAQEPAFNFDLTAYKKGWAQRREQCVSELELIAHEEAGIRDSLNGAFEELKKFEHVAETTRLSKVAAELKRESAAMDEAALRLRFAG, from the coding sequence ATGGCCTCGTGGGTAAAGTCTCTGATCCGTATTTCGACTTTCGAGGTGGAGACGTTACAGAAACGTCTGGCCGAGGTCGCCACCCGCCGCACCCACGTCGAAATGAAGATTTCGACACTCGATGCCGAACTGGCGCTTGAAATCGCCCGCGCCGCGCAGGAACCCGCCTTCAATTTCGACCTGACCGCCTATAAAAAGGGCTGGGCCCAGCGCCGCGAACAGTGCGTCTCGGAACTGGAGCTGATCGCGCACGAAGAGGCCGGTATTCGCGATTCGCTGAATGGGGCCTTTGAAGAACTGAAGAAGTTTGAGCACGTCGCCGAAACGACCCGTCTGTCGAAGGTAGCGGCTGAACTGAAGCGCGAAAGTGCGGCTATGGACGAAGCCGCCCTGCGTCTGCGCTTCGCCGGCTAA
- the fliI gene encoding flagellar protein export ATPase FliI, whose product MQDLLHTARNIDPMQVYGRVAVVNGLLIEAKGGMSFMEVGSRCEIMRRHDAPLPVEVVGFREDRALMMPFGPVEGVAPGAEIRISNEGAKVYPSTAWLGRIIDAFGEPIDGLGPLPKGGIGYPLKAAPPPAHSRARVGERLDLGVRAMNVFTTCCRGQRLGVFAGSGVGKSVLLSMLAREAACDAVVVGLIGERGREVREFVEETLGEAGIARAIVVVATSDEPALKRRQAAYMTLALSEFLRDQGLEVLCLMDSVTRFAMAQREIGLATGEPPTTKGYTPTCFAELPKLLERAGPGPMLPDGTQTGPITGLFTVLVDGDDHNEPIADAVRGILDGHIVMSRSIAERGRFPAIDVLKSISRTMPGCQTLPEREVVRNARAVMSAYTNMEELIRIGAYRTGADPLVDRAIQLNPSIEQFLSQSPDEATSLDDSFTLLGQILSSQ is encoded by the coding sequence ATGCAGGACCTTCTCCATACCGCTCGCAATATCGACCCGATGCAGGTCTATGGCCGTGTGGCCGTGGTCAATGGTTTGCTGATCGAAGCCAAGGGCGGCATGTCGTTCATGGAGGTGGGCTCGCGCTGTGAGATCATGCGCCGCCACGATGCCCCCCTGCCTGTCGAAGTGGTCGGTTTCCGCGAAGACCGCGCCCTGATGATGCCTTTTGGCCCGGTCGAAGGCGTCGCCCCCGGTGCCGAAATCCGCATTTCGAACGAAGGGGCCAAGGTCTATCCTTCGACGGCCTGGCTGGGGCGGATTATTGACGCCTTCGGTGAGCCCATCGACGGGCTGGGGCCATTGCCCAAGGGCGGCATCGGTTACCCGCTGAAGGCCGCGCCGCCGCCCGCCCATTCGCGCGCCCGTGTGGGGGAGCGCCTCGACCTCGGCGTGCGGGCGATGAACGTCTTTACCACCTGCTGCCGCGGTCAGCGCCTGGGGGTGTTTGCCGGTTCCGGCGTCGGCAAGTCGGTGCTTTTGTCCATGCTGGCGCGCGAAGCGGCCTGTGACGCGGTGGTGGTCGGGCTGATCGGGGAACGCGGCCGCGAAGTGCGCGAATTCGTCGAAGAAACGCTTGGCGAGGCCGGCATTGCGCGCGCCATAGTCGTCGTCGCCACCTCGGACGAACCCGCCCTGAAACGGCGGCAGGCGGCCTATATGACGCTGGCCCTGTCGGAGTTTCTGCGCGATCAGGGGCTTGAGGTCCTGTGCCTGATGGACTCGGTGACGCGCTTTGCCATGGCCCAGCGTGAGATCGGTCTGGCCACGGGTGAACCGCCAACGACCAAGGGCTACACCCCCACCTGTTTTGCTGAGTTGCCCAAGCTACTTGAGCGCGCCGGTCCCGGTCCGATGCTGCCCGACGGTACGCAAACCGGCCCGATCACCGGGCTGTTCACCGTGCTGGTCGATGGCGATGACCACAATGAGCCGATTGCCGACGCTGTGCGCGGTATTCTGGACGGCCACATCGTGATGAGCCGTTCGATTGCCGAACGCGGCCGCTTCCCGGCCATCGACGTGCTGAAAAGCATCAGCCGCACCATGCCAGGCTGTCAGACCCTCCCCGAACGGGAGGTGGTGCGCAATGCCCGCGCCGTCATGTCAGCCTATACCAATATGGAAGAACTGATCCGCATCGGGGCCTATCGCACGGGGGCCGATCCGCTGGTCGATCGGGCGATTCAGCTCAACCCCAGCATCGAACAATTTCTGTCGCAAAGCCCCGATGAGGCCACAAGTCTTGACGACTCCTTTACCCTTTTGGGCCAGATTCTCAGCTCTCAATAA
- a CDS encoding DUF4262 domain-containing protein gives MTNALDRDDKDFSDYERKIVRCVREYGWFATSVLADQEGPDFTYSIGFEATVSQPEIIMFSIKHGHDFLGDIYSLMKNGKTFEPGIRVPEILRNLDVVFLPVDKRFYSEYPLSARWFYGHENFALWQMVWPDHSGFFPWQDGFAPEFAESQPDLSSGNWGGLKAE, from the coding sequence ATGACGAATGCACTCGATAGGGACGATAAGGATTTCAGCGATTACGAGCGTAAGATCGTTCGTTGCGTGCGGGAATATGGCTGGTTCGCGACAAGTGTGTTAGCGGACCAGGAAGGTCCGGATTTCACCTATTCTATTGGGTTTGAAGCCACTGTTTCGCAGCCTGAAATCATCATGTTCTCTATCAAGCATGGGCATGATTTTCTTGGCGATATCTACAGCCTTATGAAGAACGGAAAAACCTTTGAACCCGGCATCAGGGTTCCCGAAATTTTGCGAAATCTCGATGTTGTTTTCCTTCCGGTTGATAAGCGCTTTTATTCTGAATACCCCCTATCTGCCCGTTGGTTTTACGGACATGAGAATTTTGCACTTTGGCAAATGGTATGGCCTGATCATAGCGGGTTTTTCCCGTGGCAGGACGGCTTCGCCCCTGAGTTCGCGGAGTCTCAGCCTGACCTGAGTTCTGGCAATTGGGGTGGCTTGAAAGCGGAATAG